The proteins below come from a single Branchiostoma floridae strain S238N-H82 chromosome 5, Bfl_VNyyK, whole genome shotgun sequence genomic window:
- the LOC118415152 gene encoding kelch repeat and BTB domain-containing protein 2-like — MAAAEQESQHKGVRPLPFKDVDHRVYFFDNIGELQKDGVLQDVVIEVEGRRFPCHRLVLSVRCPYFRAMFSSDMAESRQKTVVLQDMDADVFEEILSYFYSGTIYVSLDKVKSLYQAADLLQLDYVKIACKKYMVTNVDSSNCVDLYRFADFFSMDTVAYLFSMDAIRNRSLHFICRFFSEVSHTKEFYSLSVNQLTRIISHDKLDVKQEKTVWEAVVRWVQHSREDRLQHLPSILPHIRFNLLTSDDTAAILQHPMVRENSGSSEVSNLAMMPKTSNPKRRIGMDAQEMFLLFRTIGTDTTQMLCYNPRSKMYIKHSYGMEYLDMRMEVCTRFKVLTATVTCNNDIYTLVKESSEELGLFQYIHLANWWEKKSSFHREKPEHSPCQHIRLRAAQSKPSSKPVQYLLEVDGHLYYLAVHVTSQSREKRILLVMKKYQYSTDQWQDCSKPSADKQSCNVAVSSGKHLYLITNTEMHRYDPSQDSWCKVTPPSTNLEPCTAVAMGTEIFCTDAAVRKISVYDVEADSWSELPGWSGPNLKPTLFVLEGQLHVCLHNEQIYVYDRSEGAWKYLLTLPDGPWGICGSTLPVARMYVYNPTS, encoded by the exons atggctgccgcggAGCAAGAAAGTCAACACAAAGGAGTTCGCCCGCTTCCTTTCAAAGACGTCGACCATAGGGTCTATTTCTTTGACAACATTGGTGAATTACAGAAGgatggggtactgcaggatgtcgtcatTGAGGTCGAGGgtcggcggtttccctgccatcggcttgttctgtccgttCGCTgtccctacttcagggccatgttttcaagtgacatggcggaaagtcgacAGAAGACGGTGGTTCTACAG GATATGGATGCagatgtgtttgaggagatcctAAGTTACTTCTACTCTGGAACCATctatgtgtccctggacaaagtgaagtccctgtaccaggcagccgacctcctccaactggactatgtgaagATCGCTTGCAAAAAGTACATGGTCACGAATGTAGATAGCTCCAACTGTGTGGACCTATACCGATTTGCTGATTTTTTCTCTATGGACACTGTTGCTTATCTTTTCTCTATGGATGCTATTCGAAACCGTAGCCTGCATTTTATCTGCAGGTTTTTTTCTGAGGTTTCTCACACCAAGGAATTCTACAGCCTGAGTGTAAATCAGCTGACTAGGATCATCAGCCACGATAAGCTGGATGTTAAACAGGAGAAAACTGTGTGGGAGGCTGttgtgagatgggtgcagcacagcagggaggacagacTACaacacctacccagcatcctccctcacatccgcttcaacctgctgacctcagatgacacggcagccatcttaCAACATCCCATGGTCAGGGAGAATTCTGGGAGTTCTGAGGTCAGCAATCTTGCTATGATGCCCAAGACGTCCAATCCAAAGAGGAGAATTGGGATGGATGCTCAGGAAATGTTCCTGCTTTTCAGGACAATTGGAACAGACACAACTCAAATGCTCTGTTACAACCCCAGGTCCAAAATGTACATCAAGCACAGTTACGGAATGGAGTACCTTGATATGAGGATGGAGGTATGCACCCGATTTAAGGTCTTGACAGCAACAGTTACCTGTAATAATGACATTTACACATTGGTCAAAGAGTCAAGTGAAGAGCTAGGCTTGTTTCAGTACATCCATTTGGCAAACTGGTGGGAAAAGAAGTCGTCATTCCACAGAGAGAAACCGGAACACTCCCCCTGTCAGCACATAAGACTAAGAGCAGCTCAAAGCAAACCTTCAAGTAAACCTGTTCAATATCTTCTTGAAGTTGATGGTCATCTCTATTACCTCGCTGTACATGTCACATCGCAATCGAGAGAAAAAAGAATTTTATTGGTGATGAAAAAGTACCAATACTCCACGGACCAATGGCAGGACTGTTCGAAGCCTAGCGCTGACAAGCAGTCTTGCAATGTGGCTGTGTCGTCTGGTAAGCACCTCTACCTCATCACTAACACAGAAATGCATCGCTATGACCCAAGTCAGGACAGTTGGTGTAAGGTAACCCCGCCAAGCACTAATCTTGAGCCCTgtacggccgttgccatgggaacggaAATCTTCTGCACAGACGCGGCTGTCAGAAAGATTTCGGTATACGACGTTGAGGCAGATAGCTGGAGTGAGCTTCCGGGGTGGTCAGGCCCAAACCTAAAGCCCACTCTCTTTGTACTTGAAGGCCAACTGCATGTATGCTTGCATAATGAGCAGAtctatgtgtatgacaggtctgaAGGAGCTTGGAAATACTTGCTCACCCTGCCAGATGGGCCTTGGGGTATATGCGGTTCTACGCTACCCGTGGcacgtatgtatgtatacaacCCTACAAGCTGA
- the LOC118415160 gene encoding uncharacterized protein LOC118415160 isoform X1 → MAPVRALIVGAGNRGEVYSRFSLDNSERFQVVGVADPRLFRCQRFQQQYNIPQENVFTDWQQAAEREKFADCVVIATPDQQHKAPAVTFADRGYHILLEKPMAVTESDCREIVSACERNNVILSVCHVLRYYPPVRKIKELINSGAIGDVVHIQHMEPVGFWHFAHSYVRGNWRNTAGSSFSLLAKSCHDVDLIRYWLSGARCVKVSSFGSLMHFRPENKPAGAASRCLDCQVENSCPYSAKKIYLTRVKQGLTGWPVSVVCPQEPVDVESLTEALRTGPYGRCVYECDNDVVSNQVVNFQFDGGQTASFNMVAFTQEICERQTRISGTKGELRCSGPGPVYVYDFLTQTTTEHRCAVAPPSRMREMHGGADFFLMDAFVNAVQSGDRSEVLTGPQDTLQSHLLVFAAEQARLQDKVMNIHPDGSYS, encoded by the exons ATGGCTCCAGTCCGGGCCCTGATAGTCGGTGCAGGGAACAGAGGAGAGGTGTATTCAAGGTTCTCCCTCGACAACAGTGAGCGCTTTCAG GTGGTTGGTGTTGCTGACCCGCGACTGTTCAGGTGCCAACGTTTCCAGCAGCAGTACAACATTCCTCAGGAGAATGTCTTCACAG ACTGGCAGCAGGCTGCAGAGAGGGAGAAGTTTGCTGACTGTGTTGTCATAGCAACCCCAGACCAGCAGCACAAGGCTCCCGCCGTGACGTTCGCTGACCGAGGCTACCACATACTTCTGGAGAAACCCATGGCA GTTACAGAGTCAGACTGCCGTGAGATAGTGTCAGCCTGTGAGAGAAACAACGTCATCCTGTCAGTGTGTCACGTGCTGAGGTACTATCCACCTGTCAGGAAGATCAAG GAACTGATTAACAGTGGAGCCATTGGAGATGTAGTTCACATCCAGCACATGGAACCA GTGGGGTTCTGGCACTTTGCGCACTCCTACGTGCGGGGAAACTGGCGGAACACTGCGGGCAGTAGCTTCTCGCTTCTCGCCAAAAGCTGTCACGATGTTGACCTCATACGCTATTGGCTCAGTGGTGCAAG GTGTGTCAAGGTGTCCTCCTTTGGAAGTCTCATGCATTTCAGGCCTGAGAACAAG CCAGCAGGTGCAGCCAGCAGGTGTCTGGACTGCCAGGTGGAGAACAGCTGTCCTTACTCTGCTAAGAAGATCTACCTGACGAGGGTGAAACAG GGACTGACAGGCTGGCCAGTCAGTGTGGTGTGTCCTCAGGAACCGGTGGATGTGGAGAGCCTTACCGAGGCACTGAGAACTGGCCCGTACGGACGCTGTGTGTACGAGTGCGACAACGACGTTGTTTCCAATCAG GTGGTTAACTTCCAGTTTGATGGTGGCCAGACGGCTTCCTTCAACATGGTGGCCTTTACTCAGGAGATCTGTGAGCGACAGACCAGGATCTCAGGAACTAAG GGTGAGCTGCGCTGCTCCGGTCCAGGCCCCGTGTATGTCTATGACTTCCTGACACAGACGACCACAGAACATCGCTGTGCAGTGGCGCCCCCTAGCAGGATGCGTGAAATGCACGGTGGTGCAGACTTTTTCCTGATGGATGCCTTTGTAAATGCTGTACAG AGTGGTGACCGGTCCGAGGTACTAACTGGACCTCAGGACACCCTGCAGAGCCACCTGCTGGTGTTTGCTGCCGAGCAGGCTCGACTTCAGGACAAAGTCATGAATATACACCCAGATGGCTCATATAGCTGA
- the LOC118415160 gene encoding uncharacterized protein LOC118415160 isoform X2: protein MAPVRALIVGAGNRGEVYSRFSLDNSERFQVVGVADPRLFRCQRFQQQYNIPQENVFTDWQQAAEREKFADCVVIATPDQQHKAPAVTFADRGYHILLEKPMAVTESDCREIVSACERNNVILSVCHVLRYYPPVRKIKELINSGAIGDVVHIQHMEPVGFWHFAHSFVRGNWRKTEDSSFSLLAKSCHDVDLIPYWLPESRCVKVSSFGSLMHFRPENKPAGAASRCLDCQVENSCPYSAKKIYLTRVKQGLTGWPVSVVCPQEPVDVESLTEALRTGPYGRCVYECDNDVVSNQVVNFQFDGGQTASFNMVAFTQEICERQTRISGTKGELRCSGPGPVYVYDFLTQTTTEHRCAVAPPSRMREMHGGADFFLMDAFVNAVQSGDRSEVLTGPQDTLQSHLLVFAAEQARLQDKVMNIHPDGSYS from the exons ATGGCTCCAGTCCGGGCCCTGATAGTCGGTGCAGGGAACAGAGGAGAGGTGTATTCAAGGTTCTCCCTCGACAACAGTGAGCGCTTTCAG GTGGTTGGTGTTGCTGACCCGCGACTGTTCAGGTGCCAACGTTTCCAGCAGCAGTACAACATTCCTCAGGAGAATGTCTTCACAG ACTGGCAGCAGGCTGCAGAGAGGGAGAAGTTTGCTGACTGTGTTGTCATAGCAACCCCAGACCAGCAGCACAAGGCTCCCGCCGTGACGTTCGCTGACCGAGGCTACCACATACTTCTGGAGAAACCCATGGCA GTTACAGAGTCAGACTGCCGTGAGATAGTGTCAGCCTGTGAGAGAAACAACGTCATCCTGTCAGTGTGTCACGTGCTGAGGTACTATCCACCTGTCAGGAAGATCAAG GAACTGATTAACAGTGGAGCCATTGGAGATGTAGTTCACATCCAGCACATGGAACCA GTGGGATTCTGGCACTTTGCACATTCCTTTGTACGTGGAAACTGGAGAAAAACTGAGGACAGTAGCTTCTCGCTTCTCGCCAAAAGCTGCCACGATGTTGATCTTATACCATACTGGCTCCCTGAGTCAAG GTGTGTCAAGGTGTCCTCCTTTGGAAGTCTCATGCATTTCAGGCCTGAGAACAAG CCAGCAGGTGCAGCCAGCAGGTGTCTGGACTGCCAGGTGGAGAACAGCTGTCCTTACTCTGCTAAGAAGATCTACCTGACGAGGGTGAAACAG GGACTGACAGGCTGGCCAGTCAGTGTGGTGTGTCCTCAGGAACCGGTGGATGTGGAGAGCCTTACCGAGGCACTGAGAACTGGCCCGTACGGACGCTGTGTGTACGAGTGCGACAACGACGTTGTTTCCAATCAG GTGGTTAACTTCCAGTTTGATGGTGGCCAGACGGCTTCCTTCAACATGGTGGCCTTTACTCAGGAGATCTGTGAGCGACAGACCAGGATCTCAGGAACTAAG GGTGAGCTGCGCTGCTCCGGTCCAGGCCCCGTGTATGTCTATGACTTCCTGACACAGACGACCACAGAACATCGCTGTGCAGTGGCGCCCCCTAGCAGGATGCGTGAAATGCACGGTGGTGCAGACTTTTTCCTGATGGATGCCTTTGTAAATGCTGTACAG AGTGGTGACCGGTCCGAGGTACTAACTGGACCTCAGGACACCCTGCAGAGCCACCTGCTGGTGTTTGCTGCCGAGCAGGCTCGACTTCAGGACAAAGTCATGAATATACACCCAGATGGCTCATATAGCTGA
- the LOC118415533 gene encoding leucine-rich repeat and immunoglobulin-like domain-containing nogo receptor-interacting protein 3: MPPCGEGLDLSSNQIDTIQPGSFSNLSRLKWLHLSSNQITCINPGSFSNLPNLLSLDLACNKINNIQPGSNHLSNIQTGVFSNLPKLKKLLLNKNQLKRSSACGFRK; this comes from the exons Atgcctccttgcggagaaggg TTGGACCTGTCCTCTAACCAGATAGATACCATTCAACCTGGGTCATTTTCTAATCTATCACGACTTAAATGGTTGCATCTGTCCTCGAACCAGATAACTTGCATTAATCCTGGgtcattctcaaatctaccaaaCCTTCTTTCCTTGGACCTGGCCTGCAACAAGATAAACAACATTCAACCTGG CTCCAATCACCTGAGCAACATTCAGACCGGTGTGTTTTCAAACCTTCCCAAACTCAAGAAGCTGCTTCTGAATAAAAATCAACTTAAG CGAAGTAGTGCCTGTGGATTCCGTAAGTGA
- the LOC118415153 gene encoding kelch repeat and BTB domain-containing protein 12-like → MAAADQEPHVSTVRPQSPRSYQDESYVHGFLGTVGDLQKAGVLQDVVLEVEGRRFPCHRLVLSTASPYFRAMFTSDMAESRQKTVVLQGLDTDIFGEVLSYIYSGTLHVSIDKVQPLYQAADLLQLDYVRDTCSSYMVMSVECSNCLDLYKFAEVFSIDIVLKRCLQWIARYFAEFFFSEEFCSLSVNNLMEIISNEELDVKEESTMWEAVVRWVQHSREDRLHHLPSILPHIRFNLLTSDDMAAILDDPLVRDEPWSSEVIRNVVQEKMTTEMVLLDCLDNKSSKEFLFMNPRKGHYIRCSYKPEDCPFAVKVTVTSDNNIYILTHDRDRNEHLPIYKYNHAENVWEHAGMSSVYRWHSWKHDFRRWGEYLVEVDQILYYLGVDEVDESGSVWMWKYNRNTDQWEECSKLQHENTTYWHCATLSCGSHLYFLTSAEVHFYDTSQDRWCTRTPPMTVEDVSTAVAMGTEIFCTDRYFTQTMVYDTESDCWQKLQGWPNPENREIYVNPRLFVMENQLHVWFTCKNGGENEHLVYVYDRSADTWTDLKATLPLTYLSETYIARGSHCPVARMYLPYLKGE, encoded by the exons atggctgccgcagaccAAGAACCCCACGTCAGCACAGTTCGTCCTCAgagtcctcgttcctaccaagacgagagctatgtgcacgggtttcttggaactgtgggtgacttacagaaggctggggtactgcaggatgtcgtccttgaagtcgagggccggcggtttccctgccatcggcttgttctgtccacggctagcccctacttcagggccatgtttaccagtgacatggcggaaagccgGCAGAAGactgttgttttacag GGTTTGGATACAGACATTTTTGGGGAggtcctgagttacatctactcaggaaccctccatgtgtccatagacaaagtgcagcccctgtaccaggcagccgacctcctccaactggactatgtgagagacacctgcagcagctacatggtcATGAGCGTGGAGTGCTCCAACTgtctggacctgtacaagtttgctgaagTCTTCTCCATAGACATTGTCCTGAAGCGTTGTTTGCAGTGGATTGCCAGATACTTTGCTGAG TTTTTCTTTAGTGAGGAGTTCTGTAGCCTGAGTGTGAACAATTTGATGGAGATCATCAGCAATGaggagctggatgttaaagaggagtcAACAATGTGGGAGGcagtggtgagatgggtgcagcacagcagggaggacag actgcaccacctacccagcatcctccctcacatccggtTCAACCTGTTGACCTCAGACGacatggcagccatcttggatgacCCCTTGGTCAGGGATGAGCCTTGGAGCTCTGAGGTCATCAGAAATGTGGTACAAGAAAAGATGACTACAGAAATGGTTCTGCTGGACTGCCTGGACAATAAGTC TTCCAAAGAGttcctcttcatgaaccctcgGAAGGGCCACTACATCCGCTGCAGTTACAAGCCTGAAGACTGCCCTTTCGCCGTAAAAGtgacagtcaccagtgataacaacatctacaTCCTAACTCATGACCGAGACCGTAATGAACACTTGCCTATCTATAAGTACAACCATGCAGAGAATGTGTGGGAACATGCCGGTATGTCATCAGTATATCGATGGCACAGCTGGAAACATGACTTTAGGCGTTGGGGTGAGTACCTTGTTGAAGTTGATCAGATTTTGTACTATCTTGGTGTCGATGAAGTTGATGAAAGTGGATCGGTGTGGATGTGGAAGTACAACCGAAACACAGACCAATGGGAGGAGTGTTCAAAGCTGCAACATGAGAATACTACATACTGGCACTGTGCAACATTGTCCTGCGGTTCGCACCTCTATTTCCTCACCAGCGCCGAGGTACATTTCTATGACACAAGCCAGGACCGTTGGTGCACGCGGACCCCGCCAATGACTGTTGAAGACGTCAGCACAGCAGTTGCCATGGGAACCgagattttctgcacagatCGTTACTTCACCCAGACTATGGTGTACGATACAGAGTCAGACTGCTGGCAGAAACTGCAAGGTTGGCCTAATCCAGAAAACCGTGAAATTTATGTCAATCCCCGTCTTTTTGTAatggagaaccagctgcacgTATGGTTCACCTGTAAAAATGGTGGTGAAAATGAACACCtggtatatgtgtatgacaggtctgctgacACCTGGACAGATCTGAAGGCTACCCTGCCTCTCACCTACCTTAGTGAGACTTATATAGCACGTGGTTCTCATTGCCCTGTGGCACGTATGTACCTGCCATATCTTAAGGGGGAATAA
- the LOC118415159 gene encoding kelch repeat and BTB domain-containing protein 2-like, which yields MAMNVERSTCVDLYKFADVFSLDNVRKACLRWMTRHFTEVASSEEFCGLSLNQLTEIISHDELDVKEETTVWEAVVRWVQHSREDRLHHLPSILPHIRYSLLTSDDTAAILEHPLVREDPGSSEVIKNVVHRGASNIKPRFGIGAEEMALFIQARSNRMQGINPRLGKYFSCSLAEIPPIVSATVTSDNEIYVLTAKSKDQLFLLLYNQMKGVWEQKSVVERLPGSLCHQYLLAVDGHLYYFCCNWTNPSQIITLKKYDRNTIEWQDCSQLKTNISYMEPAVSNGCLYLLSSTELHCYSPKEDRWFKRAPLTDSTDMFWTSIALGTEIFHSDLDFTSVSVYDTDANRWQKLPAGKSALEAEDRKYRANLFVLENQLHVYLNTQEPDYRQVLVFDRCEGVWREMDVTLPDNLVWICSPVVARVYLPGVLGRCANTQRTADAGDRAV from the exons atggccatgaatgtggagcgctccacctgtgtggacctgtacaagtttgctgatgtcttctcttTAGACAATGTCCGAAAAGCTTGTCTGCGGTGGATGACGAGACACTTTACAGAG GTTGCCTCCAGTGAGGAGTTCTGTGGTCTGAGTTtaaatcagctgactgagatcatcagccacgatgagctggatgttaaagaggagacaacagtgtgggaggctgtggtgagatgggtgcagcacagcagagaggacag ACTGCatcacctacccagcatcctccctcacatccgctacagcctgctgacctcagatgacacggcagccatcttggaacaccccCTGGTtagggaggatcctgggagttcAGAGGTCATCAAGAATGTGGTACACAGAGGTGCCTCCAACATAAAGCCGAGATTTGGGATTGGTGCAGAGGAAATGGCCCTTTTTATTCAAGCCCG TTCCAACAGGATGCAAGGCATAAACCCCAGATTGGGGAAGTACTTCAGCTGCAGTTTAGCTGAAATTCCTCCTATCGTCAGTGCTACAGTCACCAGTGACAACGAAATCTACGTCCTGACTGCGAAGTCAAAGGATCAGTTGTTCCTGCTGTTGTACAATCAAATGAAGGGTGTCTGGGAACAAAAGTCAGTAGTGGAGAGGCTACCCGGATCGCTATGTCACCAGTACCTTTTGGCTGTTGATGGACATctgtattacttttgttgcaatTGGACCAATCCGTCACAGATCATTACACTGAAGAAGTATGACAGGAACACGATTGAATGGCAGGATTGTTCCCAGCTCAAAACTAACATTTCTTACATGGAACCAGCAGTGTCAAATGGCTGCCTCTATTTGTTAAGCTCAACAGAACTGCACTGTTACAGCCCAAAGGAGGACCGCTGGTTCAAGCGAGCCCCACTGACGGATAGTACCGATATGTTCTGGACAAGTATTGCCCTGGGTACTGAGATCTTCCACTCAGACCTTGACTTTACTTCTGTTTCAGTGTACGATACTGATGCAAACAGATGGCAGAAGCTTCCAGCAGGGAAAAGTGCTCTTGAGGCTGAGGACAGAAAATACCGTGCTAATCTATTTGTACTTGAGAAccagctacatgtgtatttaaATACCCAAGAGCCAGACTATCGGCAAGTACTTGTGTTTGACAGGTGTGAGGGTGTTTGGAGAGAAATGGATGTCACCCTGCCTGATAACTTGGTATGGATATGTTCACCTGTTGTTGCACGTGTCTACCTGCCAGGTGTGTTGGGCAGGTGTGCTAACACTCAGAGAACAGCAGATGCAGGAGACAGAGCTGTCTGA
- the LOC118415534 gene encoding kelch repeat and BTB domain-containing protein 8-like: MAAADQEPHVSAVRPRSYQDESYLQGFLGTVGDLQKTGVLQDVVLEVEGRRFSCHRLVLSAASPYFRAMFTSDMAESRQKTVVLQGLDAGMLEEILSYIYSGTLHVSVDKVQPLYQAADLLQLDYVRDTCSSYITMNVERSNYLDLYKFADVFSIDIVLKHCLLWIARFFTEFFCSEEFCSLSVNNLIEIISHDELDVKEETTVWEAVVRWVQHSRQDRGVLHHLPSILPHIRFKLLTSDDMAAILGHPLVRDDHEISEVIRNVVLGMTTEMVLLDNDSSKELFFMNPRKGQYIRCSYKPEDFPSATRVLVTVTSDNNIYMLTHDRESIEQLPIYKYNHAGNVWEHAGMSSLCRWQRLKYDFRCCNEYLVEVDHILYYLGVDVIKEIGLVWMWQYNRQTNQWKECSQLQHENTTMSYENCAALSCGSRLYFLTSAEVHFYDTSQDRWCMRTPPMTVEDVSTAVAMGTEIFCTDRYFTQTMVYDTESDCWQKLQGWPNPENREIYVNPRLFVMENQLHVWFTCCDKDGENEHLVYVYDRSADTWTDLKVTLPLTYLSETYIARGSHCPVARMYLPYLKGV; the protein is encoded by the exons atggctgccgcagaccaagaaccccacgtcagcgcagttcgtcctcgttcctaccaagacgagagctatctgcagGGGTTTCTCGGAACTGTGGGTGACTTACAGAAGACTGGGGTACTGCaagatgtcgtccttgaagtcgaagGCCGGCGGTTttcctgccatcggcttgttctgtccgcggccagcccctacttcagggccatgtttacaagtgacatggcggaaagccggcagaagacggttgttttacag ggtttggatgcaggcatGCTTGAGGAGATCCTCAGTTATAtttactcgggaaccctccatgtgtccgtggacaaagtgcagcccctgtaccaggcagccgacctcctccaactggactatgtgagagacacctgcagcagctacattaccatgaacgtggagcgctccAACTAtctggacctgtacaagtttgctgatgtcttctctaTAGACATAGTCCTGAAGCATTGTTTGCTGTGGATTGCCAGATTCTTTACTGAG TTTTTCTGTAGTGAGGAGTTCTGTAGCCTGAGTGTGAACAATTTGattgagatcatcagccacgatgagctggatgttaaagaggagacaacagtgtgggaggcagtggtgagatgggtgcagcacagcaggcaGGATAGGGGGGT actgcaccacctacccagcatcctccctcacatccgcttcaaactgctgacctcagatgacatggcagccatcttgggACACCCCCTGGTCAGGGATGACCATGAGATCTCTGAGGTCATTAGGAATGTGGTACTTGGGATGACTACAGAAATGGTTCTGCTGGACAATGATTC CTCCAAAGAGCTCTTCTTCATGAACCCACGGAAAGGGCAGTACATCCGCTGCAGTTACAAACCTGAAGACTTCCCTTCCGCCACAAGAGTACTAGtgacagtcaccagtgataacaacatctacaTGCTAACTCATGACCGAGAGAGTATTGAACAGTTGCCCATCTATAAGTACAACCATGCGGGGAACGTGTGGGAACATGCTGGTATGTCATCACTATGTAGATGGCAAAGACTGAAATATGACTTTCGCTGTTGTAATGAGTACCTCGTTGAAGTTGATCATATTCTATACTATCTTGGTGTCGATGTAATTAAAGAAATTGGATTGGTGTGGATGTGGCAGTACAACCGGCAGACAAACCAGTGGAaggagtgttcacagctgcAACATGAGAATACTACAATGTCATACGAGAACTGTGCAGCATTGTCCTGTGGTTCGCGCCTGTATTTCCTCACCAGCGCCGAGGTACATTTCTATGACACAAGCCAGGACCGTTGGTGCATGCGGACCCCACCAATGACTGTTGAAGACGTCAGCACAGCAGTagccatgggaacagagattttctgcacagatCGTTACTTCACCCAGACTATGGTGTACGATACAGAGTCAGACTGCTGGCAGAAACTGCAAGGTTGGCCGAATCCAGAAAACCGTGAAATTTATGTCAATCCCCGTCTTTTTGTAatggagaaccagctgcacgTATGGTTCACCTGTTGTGATAAAGATGGTGAAAATGAACACCtggtatatgtgtatgacaggtctgctgacACCTGGACAGATCTGAAGGTTACCCTGCCTCTCACCTACCTTAGTGAGACTTATATAGCACGTGGTTCTCATTGCCCTGTGGCACGCATGTACCTACCTTATCTCAAGGGGGTATAA